AGCAAGAACTTTGCTCCGATCGCGGCTAAGCCCCATGCATCAATCACGGCTCACTTTACCTCGAAGGAAAAGGTGCCATTCATTGGATGCCCATCGATACCTAGACCGCGCCAGTCGATTTGATAGATGCCCGTCCCCATTGAGATAAGTGGAAGCGAGAATTCCTTGAGAAAACCAGACTGCGAACTAACCTCCAGCGTTTTCGGTGCTGAACTTGCATAGATCATCTCGACCTTGGTCAAGCGCATCCCGTCGGTGAACCGCAACCCAATGGTTTCCGGAACGTCTTCAACAACGGCACCGTTGGCTGGTGTTGTGCTCTCCTTTTCCGAATGGGCGAGCGCTTGCGCGCTGGTCAGCGCTAAAAAGATTGTTAGTGCGAATCTGTATTTCACGGGTCGTCCTTCGTCGATTTGCTGGTTCAGTTTATGCCGTTCGCGCGCTGCAACTCACGAACATAGGTCACGATCATTTTCACATCGCCATCAGTGACACCTTCGACCGTCGGCATGTTCCCAAAGCGCCAATGATGCGCACGAACACCATTCTTGGCCGCCAGAAGGAATGCGGCTTCCCCATGGTGACTGGGTTCGTAGATCTTGTGCACAAGCGGAGGGGCCGCACCGTCCTGCCCGGCGGCATCTGCGCCATGACAGACTGCACATTTCGCATCATAGGCCAGTTTGCCGATCTCCGCATTGGCCGAGAGCGTCTCCGGGACAGCAACCGCAACTATCGCCGCACCTGTGCTCACCGGTTCGTCCGAAGTGGATGACACGTCGTCCCGGCCTGGCACTGTCCACCAAAAGCCAATTCCGAGAACGACTGCAATAGCAACGGCAAAGACAGCGTAGCGCCCGATCAAATCAACCTGACCTTCGTGCCAACAGGGACGCGCTCGAACACCTCTTCGATGTGTTCATTGTAAAGACCGATGCAGCCGTTGGACGATCGTCGTCCAATCTTGCGCGTGTCCTGAGTGCCGTGAATACGGTAGTACTGCCAGGACAAGTAGAGCGCGCGCGTCCCGAGAGGGTTAGCAGGATCGCCGCCCGGGATTACGGCGGGCCACTCGGGATTGCGCTCGCGCATGGACGGTGTTGGTGCCCAACTTGGGTTTTCTCGCTTCTCCACAACCTCTGTGTACCCGAGCCGTGTCAAGTCCTCTGACAAGGGAACTGATGTCGGGTAGAGACGCATTTCCCCATCGGCCGTCCAATGCTGAAGAGCTTTTGAGCCGGTATCCGAGATGATCAAACCGACGCCGAGCGTATCGAAGTGATCCTGCCAGTTGTGGGTCTGGAAGGACGACACATTGCGCCGCACCGGGTCGACTGTCTGAGAGCTGACAAGAGAGGGCGAGAAGAGAATCGTAGCCCCGATCGCACGTGCGAAGCCGCGACGGGTGAAGGAAGATCGGTTTCTTGCCTGCATGGGTCTGCCTCATTTCCATGTCCAACGACAGGGTATCTACTCAAATTCAGGTACTAAAGGAACGCCGCGCGGCGCAGTTTTTTGTAAGGATATGTAACAACGCATCTGTCAGACGACAGCTTCACGCCTTTTTGATCCGTGTTGAAAATCCGCTGTCCAATTCTGTTTCTGTGTGCTCGGCTGTCGGTATCGTTGCGGCCCGGAGCATTGTCATCGGCAAGGCGACTCGCGCGCAAAGCCCGCCATCTTTTCGGTTCGAAAGGGTGATGGTACCGCCGTGTTCCAGAACGATGCTTCGCGCGATCGAGAGGCCCAGCCCATGTCCGCCCGTCTCATGAGAGCGCGATTGTTCCAGGCGGAGGAATGGCTGGAACACATCGCGCAAACGGTCTTCGGGGATCCCGGGCCCATCGTCGTCGACCACGATCTCCAAACTTTCGGCTGACACGCGCCAAGACAGCGTCGGGTTACACCCATACCGTTGCGCGTTGTCGATTAGATTGCGCAAGGCTCGGCGCAAGGCCACTGGCTTGATGTGCACCATCGCCCCAGATCCCGGTTTCAGGTCCAGCGCACCATGCGTCTGGTGTTTGATGTCGGTCAGGTACTCGGTGATCTCGATTGCCTGCAGGTGCTCGTCCCGTCCTACGCCACGGGCATAGGCGAGCGTGGCTTCTACCATGTCCTGCATTTCGTCGAGCGAAACTGTCATGCCGCTTTTGGTCTCCGGATCCTCTACCATCTCGGCATGAACGCGCAGGGCCGTGAGTGGCGATCTCAAATCATGTGCCAATGCGGCCAGCATCTGCGTCCGATCCGAGACGAAACGGGCCAGACGGGCTTGCATTTCATTGAACGCCATCGTCAGGTTCCGTACCTCGTTCGGTCCGGCCGCCGTGAGTGGTTCTTGCCCGCCACCGCGCCCGAACTCCTCTGCGGCGGCGGCAAGTTCATTCAATGGCCGCGTCAGGCGCGTGAGCAGAAACCAGAATATAGCCAAGAGTAACACCCCTGCCG
This genomic stretch from Roseobacter litoralis Och 149 harbors:
- a CDS encoding copper resistance CopC family protein; this encodes MKYRFALTIFLALTSAQALAHSEKESTTPANGAVVEDVPETIGLRFTDGMRLTKVEMIYASSAPKTLEVSSQSGFLKEFSLPLISMGTGIYQIDWRGLGIDGHPMNGTFSFEVK
- a CDS encoding c-type cytochrome, coding for MPGRDDVSSTSDEPVSTGAAIVAVAVPETLSANAEIGKLAYDAKCAVCHGADAAGQDGAAPPLVHKIYEPSHHGEAAFLLAAKNGVRAHHWRFGNMPTVEGVTDGDVKMIVTYVRELQRANGIN
- a CDS encoding L,D-transpeptidase, coding for MQARNRSSFTRRGFARAIGATILFSPSLVSSQTVDPVRRNVSSFQTHNWQDHFDTLGVGLIISDTGSKALQHWTADGEMRLYPTSVPLSEDLTRLGYTEVVEKRENPSWAPTPSMRERNPEWPAVIPGGDPANPLGTRALYLSWQYYRIHGTQDTRKIGRRSSNGCIGLYNEHIEEVFERVPVGTKVRLI
- a CDS encoding ATP-binding protein, translating into MKRMGFRTQIAILVVSVLFVAQVVGLWLFVDERSLAVQAAIGSEAAGRAANVARLIEEAPSDLRQQIVVAANSPLVRFDLENEPAVVHTDHNVNGAVEARIRALLNDEYSRDIRVEVHEIEQGLLPLPNLSPEMAEMHAEMMQGTLAAIEMEVSISIAGGQWLNVATRFERPPIQWSWASTLSFVLTAGVLLLAIFWFLLTRLTRPLNELAAAAEEFGRGGGQEPLTAAGPNEVRNLTMAFNEMQARLARFVSDRTQMLAALAHDLRSPLTALRVHAEMVEDPETKSGMTVSLDEMQDMVEATLAYARGVGRDEHLQAIEITEYLTDIKHQTHGALDLKPGSGAMVHIKPVALRRALRNLIDNAQRYGCNPTLSWRVSAESLEIVVDDDGPGIPEDRLRDVFQPFLRLEQSRSHETGGHGLGLSIARSIVLEHGGTITLSNRKDGGLCARVALPMTMLRAATIPTAEHTETELDSGFSTRIKKA